Proteins found in one Ctenopharyngodon idella isolate HZGC_01 chromosome 16, HZGC01, whole genome shotgun sequence genomic segment:
- the LOC127497143 gene encoding leukocyte elastase inhibitor-like — protein sequence MEALSAANTQFSLNLFKKISGGNASGNVFYSPVSISSALAMVSLGARGNTAAQMIQVLGFKNPHHSVDQIHSSFHKFMSELNKPGVPYVLSVANRLYGEQSYQFVEKFLNDAKRYYEAGLEKVDFKTKSEAARININKWVEKKTQEKIKDLLPYGVLDTLTRLVLVNAIYFKGNWEKKFPKEATSDGQFKMNKNRTKPVKMMYQKAQFRLAFIPEINSQVLELPYVGENLSMLIILPNEMEDDTTGLQKLEKALTYEKLMEWTKPEVMRQQEVQVSLPRFKMEEKYDMKSLLISMGMEDVFDTQKVNLSGMSSNDHLVLSQVFHKAFVEVNEEGTEAAVATDAVVEERSFAEMFNADHPFLFFIRHNPSNAILFYGRFCSR from the exons ATGGAGGCTTTGTCAGCAGCAAACACTCAGTTCTCCCTCAACCTGTTCAAGAAGATCAGTGGAGGAAACGCATCAGGAAATGTGTTCTACTCTCCTGTCAGCATCTCCTCGGCTCTGGCCATGGTGTCGCTCGGTGCAAGAGGAAACACAGCAGCTCAGATGATTCAG GTCTTGGGCTTTAAAAATCCTCATCATTCAGTGGACCAAATTCATTCCAGCTTCCACAAGTTTATGAGTGAGCTGAACAAACCAGGAGTCCCGTATGTGTTGAGTGTTGCCAACCGCCTCTACGGAGAGCAATCCTACCAGTTTGTTGAG AAATTCCTCAATGACGCAAAAAGATACTATGAAGCTGGACTGGAGAAGGTGGACTTCAAGACCAAATCAGAGGCTGCTCGTATCAACATCAATAAATGGGTGGAGAAAAAAACACAAG AGAAGATCAAGGACTTGCTGCCATATGGAGTCCTCGATACACTGACGAGACTGGTCTTGGTGAACGCCATCTACTTCAAGGGGAACTGGGAGAAGAAATTCCCAAAGGAAGCCACCAGTGATGGGCAGTTTAAGATGAACAAG AATCGAACTAAACCAGTGAAGATGATGTATCAAAAGGCGCAGTTTCGCCTGGCCTTCATCCCAGAGATTAACAGTCAGGTTCTGGAGCTGCCATATGTTGGGGAGAATCTCAGTATGTTGATCATCCTTCCTAACGAGATGGAAGACGACACCACTGGCCTTCAGAAG CTTGAAAAGGCACTGACCTACGAGAAGCTCATGGAGTGGACCAAACCAGAAGTCATGCGTCAACAAGAAGTTCAAGTATCTCTGCCCAGATTCAAGATGGAGGAAAAATACGACATGAAGAGTCTTCTGATCAGCATGGGAATGGAGGATGTTTTTGACACGCAGAAGGTGAATCTTTCAGGCATGTCCTCCAATGACCACCTGGTGCTGTCGCAGGTGTTTCATAAAGCCTTTGTTGAAGTAAACGAGGAAGGAACCGAAGCGGCTGTAGCCACCGATGCTGTTGTTGAAGAACGTTCATTTGCAGAGATGTTCAACGCAGACCACCCGTTCCTTTTCTTCATCCGGCATAATCCCTCAAATGCCATTCTGTTCTATGGACGCTTCTGTTCTCGTTGA